A portion of the Cyanobium sp. PCC 7001 genome contains these proteins:
- a CDS encoding BMC domain-containing protein, with protein MANETMGIALGMIETRGLVPAIEAADAMTKAAEVRLIAREFVGGGYVTVMVRGETGAVNAAVRAGADACERVGDGLVAAHIIARPHREVEPALSGSAGFVGSKD; from the coding sequence ATGGCAAACGAAACCATGGGCATCGCCCTCGGCATGATTGAGACCCGCGGTCTGGTGCCCGCCATCGAAGCGGCTGACGCCATGACCAAGGCTGCCGAAGTGCGGCTGATCGCCCGCGAGTTCGTCGGCGGCGGCTACGTGACCGTGATGGTGCGTGGTGAGACCGGTGCTGTCAACGCCGCTGTGCGGGCCGGTGCTGATGCCTGCGAGCGCGTGGGCGACGGCCTGGTGGCCGCCCACATCATTGCCCGCCCCCACCGCGAAGTGGAGCCTGCTCTGAGCGGCAGCGCCGGTTTCGTGGGTTCCAAGGACTGA
- a CDS encoding form I ribulose bisphosphate carboxylase large subunit, producing the protein MSKKYDAGVKEYRDTYWTPDYVPLDTDLLACFKCTGQEGVPKEEVAAAVAAESSTGTWSTVWSELLVDLDFYKGRCYRIEDVPGDKEAFYAFIAYPLDLFEEGSVTNVLTSLVGNVFGFKALRHLRLEDIRFPMAFIKTCPGPPNGICVERDRMNKYGRPLLGCTIKPKLGLSGKNYGRVVYECLRGGLDFTKDDENINSQPFQRWQNRFEFVAEAVALAQQETGEKKGHYLNCTAATPEEMYERAEFAKELGQPIIMHDYITGGFTANTGLSKWCRKNGMLLHIHRAMHAVIDRHPKHGIHFRVLAKCLRLSGGDQLHTGTVVGKLEGDRQTTLGFIDQLRESFIPEDRSRGNFFDQDWGSMPGVFAVASGGIHVWHMPALVAIFGDDSVLQFGGGTHGHPWGSAAGAAANRVALEACVKARNAGREIEKESRDILMEAAKHSPELAIALETWKEIKFEFDTVDKLDVQ; encoded by the coding sequence ATGAGCAAGAAGTACGACGCCGGGGTCAAGGAGTACCGCGACACGTATTGGACTCCTGATTACGTCCCCCTCGACACCGACCTGCTGGCCTGCTTCAAGTGCACCGGCCAGGAAGGCGTGCCCAAGGAAGAGGTGGCCGCCGCCGTGGCCGCTGAATCCTCCACCGGCACCTGGTCCACCGTCTGGTCCGAGCTCCTCGTCGACCTCGACTTCTACAAGGGCCGCTGCTACCGCATCGAAGACGTGCCGGGCGACAAGGAGGCGTTCTACGCCTTCATCGCCTATCCCCTCGACCTGTTCGAAGAGGGTTCGGTGACCAACGTGCTCACCTCCCTGGTGGGCAACGTGTTCGGCTTCAAGGCCCTGCGCCACCTGCGCCTGGAAGACATCCGCTTCCCGATGGCGTTCATCAAGACCTGCCCCGGCCCGCCGAACGGCATCTGCGTCGAGCGCGACCGGATGAACAAGTACGGCCGTCCCCTGCTGGGCTGCACCATCAAGCCGAAGCTCGGTCTGTCGGGCAAGAACTACGGCCGGGTGGTCTACGAATGCCTGCGCGGCGGCCTCGATTTCACCAAGGACGACGAGAACATCAACTCCCAGCCCTTCCAGCGCTGGCAGAACCGCTTCGAGTTCGTGGCCGAAGCCGTTGCCCTGGCCCAGCAGGAGACCGGTGAGAAGAAGGGGCACTACCTCAACTGCACCGCCGCCACGCCCGAGGAGATGTATGAGCGGGCCGAGTTCGCCAAGGAACTCGGGCAGCCGATCATCATGCACGACTACATCACCGGTGGCTTCACCGCCAACACCGGTCTGTCGAAGTGGTGCCGCAAGAACGGCATGCTGCTGCACATCCACCGCGCCATGCACGCGGTGATCGACCGCCATCCCAAGCACGGCATCCACTTCCGGGTGCTGGCCAAGTGCCTGCGCCTCTCCGGTGGTGACCAGCTGCACACCGGCACGGTGGTGGGCAAGCTGGAGGGTGATCGCCAGACCACCCTGGGCTTCATCGATCAGCTGCGCGAATCCTTCATTCCCGAAGATCGCAGCCGCGGCAATTTCTTCGATCAGGACTGGGGTTCGATGCCCGGCGTGTTCGCCGTGGCCTCCGGCGGTATCCACGTGTGGCACATGCCCGCCCTGGTGGCGATTTTCGGCGACGATTCCGTGCTCCAGTTCGGTGGTGGCACCCACGGCCACCCCTGGGGTTCGGCCGCCGGCGCCGCCGCCAACCGGGTGGCCCTGGAGGCCTGCGTCAAGGCCCGCAACGCCGGCCGGGAAATCGAGAAGGAGAGCCGCGACATCCTGATGGAAGCCGCGAAGCACAGCCCCGAGCTGGCCATCGCCCTCGAAACCTGGAAGGAAATCAAGTTCGAGTTCGACACCGTCGACAAGCTCGACGTCCAGTGA
- a CDS encoding ribulose bisphosphate carboxylase small subunit produces the protein MPFKSTVGDYQTVATLETFGFLPPMTQDEIYDQIAYIIAQGWSPLIEHVHPSRSMATYWSYWKLPFFGEKDLGVIVSELEACHRAYPDHHVRLVGYDAYTQSQGACFVVFEGR, from the coding sequence ATGCCCTTCAAGAGCACCGTGGGTGACTACCAAACAGTCGCCACCCTGGAGACCTTCGGCTTCCTCCCGCCGATGACCCAGGACGAGATCTACGACCAGATCGCCTACATCATTGCCCAGGGTTGGAGCCCGCTGATCGAGCACGTGCACCCCAGCCGCTCGATGGCCACCTACTGGTCCTACTGGAAGCTCCCCTTCTTCGGCGAGAAGGATCTCGGCGTGATCGTGAGTGAACTCGAGGCCTGCCACCGGGCCTACCCCGACCACCACGTGCGCCTGGTGGGCTACGACGCCTACACCCAGAGCCAGGGTGCCTGCTTCGTGGTGTTCGAGGGCCGCTGA